The genomic stretch ACACCAAGCTGACAGATGCACAGATACTCGCCAGGCTGCTGAAAATTGTTGAGAAAGAGGATGTAGCGTACACAGATGATGGGCTAGAAGCCATAATCTTCACAGCTCAAGGTGATATGAGACAGGTAAAAGGAgaaagacaataaaacaaaggCTTCTGTTTAAACTTTTGAATTGCAGCTCTCAAGGATTTCTCTGGAGAGAATGAGCAAAGGAGGATATGACTTGTGGTCCAAGAGTAACTAAACTGTTTGGTTTTGTGAGGGTTTAAAATGCTCCTTAAAAGTGAGTTGGTGGGAAGTGGATACCAAATTTGTGGGAGGAAATAAAATCAGCAtaaatttgtgatttttttttctgttgtttaatGGAAAACTGCTTATTTGGCATCATTTCCTGAAGTGCATTTCATCCTGAGGAGGGGAGTGAGAAGTAGAGCACTTCAAAAAATAAATGaagtattattttttctttcacagGCATTAAACAACTTACAGTCCACATACTCTGGATTTGGCTTCATAAACAGTGAAAATGTCTTTAAGGTCAGTAATAGCTGAAAACAGTTTTGCCAGAAGTTTATCCCTGTGGCTGTGTGAGATTCCATTGGACACATAAACCTTTTTGCTAGCTTGCAGACAGCTCTGTGTATGTAGCAGTTACACCATTAGACTTTAAGTAGCCCTTGTGCCTTTTGAAAAGCCATCCCTAATGGCACTTCTGAGACCTTTGCAGCTCTCCAAAAGCACACAAATCCAATTATTGCTGAGAAATTTCAGTAAAAACTTGAGAACCTATTACTTGGGTGTTCTCATTTCATGTGAGTCTGCCATTTAGAACTACAGAATCACAATATAGAAGAATCTGAGAAGTCAGATTAATTAAAATTTAGTTTGTATTATGGAATATCTCTGATTCAGCACTTCAGCTCCATAGAAACTTGGTGAAAATACCAGAAGTTTAATACAAAGTCTTTTGATATTTTAAGTGTACTATTTCTCTTGGATACAGGTATGTGATGAGCCTCATCCTCTGCTGGTGAAGGAAATGATACAACACTGCATAAATGCAAATATTGATGAAGCATACAAGGTTGGTTTTCATGTTTTGCATACAGTATAGCCAGGCATTATTTTGCTAcaaatttttttgtttgctttggggaaTTCACAGTGTGTGTTGTTTTTTAAGATAAGGGCAATACCATGTAGATGAGTTGATAAACTAAATCCCTTTTAGGCAGGAGTTTGATCAGATAAATAAACCAACAAGCAAAAAAGGAAGTTGTAGTGAAATCAATTGCTAGATGCTTGAGGTTAAATCAGCTGATAAACAGTACATGCAATTTCAGCAATGATATACAGCTGTTCCAAAGTGAATATCCTTGACTCACCTGGCAGATAAATGGGGATTATTTTTGCCTGCACAGATTCTTGCCCACCTGTGGCGCCTTGGGTACTCTCCAGAAGATGTCATTGGCAATATCTTCCGTGTGTGTAAGACCTATCAAATGCCAGAATATCTGAAACTGGAATTTATCAAGGTTGGTACTCACTCAGCTCCTGATGGGGCCTTTTTAAGAAGAGGATGTGATCAGGGGCAGCCTCAGGGGTTTCTGTTTAAAATTTGTTGTATATTAGCATAAAGTGCTTCTTGATTCATGCCTGCTTTTTTTCTCACTGCATCATCAGTTTGTCAGTGAGAAGTCACCTGGAGATTAGCATCTCAACACCCACAGAAGTGCCAGAAGTCACTTTAGTGATCAGCTAAAATTAATAGCAGATTTAATGCTGAATTTATTAGTTATTTCAAAGCCTTGAAAATGTTTTTCAAGTGCATATTTGATTCTAGTCCAATAGATACTAAAATACTAAATTAGCAGAGAGTTGACAGTCAGCTGGTGTTATGGAATCACTCTTCATATTTGAAACCTGTCCTTATATGCAGGCACCTTGCTTGTTATAAAGGAGGTGGGGAAATACAGGCTTTGATTTTAATAAGAAAAGGCATTTTAGCTGGTTTATAGGAGTAGATGCATTCTCTGAAGTAGAAGTGACTCAAAGCTGGTCTTTCAGCAGAAGGGGCTATGTTCTGTTTAGTCATTAGTAAAATATACACAGACTGGGGGAGTAAACAGCAGGCTTGACAATGTCTCTGTCACCAGGAAATTGGGTACACCCACATGAAGATAGCAGAAGGTGTGAACTCCCTGTTACAAatggctgggctgctggcacgcCTGTGCCAGAAgactgcagcccctgcagccagcTAGGGGCTCCTGCCTTCTGAGGGGAAACCAGGATTTGCTGCAAAAATGTTGCATACTTTTTTTATTTAGACCAATAAAGATCTAAAATTTACTTTAACCCTTAAAACTGTATGTGTTTTATAAGCAGGGTAGAAGAGAGGACTGTGACAGTCCAGAGCAATTGAGCTCTGTCCAGTGCACTCAGGAAAACTGTTTATGTCCTTGGTGTTGAGAGCTAAGCAGGAGAAACAAAAATGGAATCCTGCTGTTAGGGATTACACTTCAAGCCTGGTCATGAATGATCTTACCAACACCAAGAAGGAAATTTTTTTGCACAAAATTAAAGTTATAATTATGAGACACATTGAGCAAGTGCTGCTTTGTCCTGTGGATAGGGAAGGTATTTTCAGCAAACATACTGCGGAAATATTACACATTTCTTAATGGTGCCACTATATTTTGTATATTCCTTTGGTAATCTTTAAAAATCTTTACTAATTTCTGGGGTGCTCTGCATTTGAgttccctttcctgtccctgcttGTCCTGGTTAGGTAATGTCATAGTTTCAGGATGGCAGAAAGCTACAGAATCGTGTTTGCCTGTCCAGTTTTGGAGACACCTTGCCAGCATAGATGGACAATTAAGTGtgaaatgcagaaagaaaataaacataaATCGAATTTGACCACCTAATATGAGATGTGAGACTTGTGTTTCCAAGCAGATACATCCTAATACAattaacagaatcacagaatgacaaggttggaagagacctttaagatcatcaagtctaactcatgccctaacacctcaactaaaccatggcacctgGAATAATGGATGCAATGCTCAAAGTACATTCTTTCTTCACTAGAATTGAACTTAGGCTTTGATTCCCACCCAGTGAGTTACTATCAGCACAAACTCTATTAAATACACAACTAATAGTTTAGTACTGGGGCTTGAGCTGTTAGTTCTCTACAGACACAGCATCACAGCTTTTGTCCCCAAAAATTTAAATAAGATTAATTTTCCTTTGACTGCACATCACAGCCAGCCTACTCTGTCTTTGCTGTCTCATTAAATGTGTTCATTGGAATGGGGAAGGAAGAGATGTTCCCATGGATGTCTCATAAACCAGCAAACACCATATTTTGGGTGACTCAAGGCCAGTCCTTACCCTGTGGGCTGTGCCTGCCCACAGTGGTGGTGCCAGTGGAAGGGTGAGGAACATGAAGGGTCAGGTTCCTGTTCCTACCTGGTTTCAGAGGGTTTCTTAAGTGTAATCAGTAACTGCATTTCACAGCACCATTTTGGAGCAGACTCCCCTCTGGGCTAATCCTTtccagctctgcagggacacaatCACACTCACTTTTCCTAAGAGGACTAGTATTGATCCCAGAGGCCACCAACACCTGCTGCTCTCCACAGGTGTTTGTTCCCCTCTgagtgcagagctgctgctttccagcaCTCAGCACAGATTCCCCAGCTCCATTTTCAGAACTGCACCAGCCAGAACTGCTTTTCTAAAGCAACTTAAATTGAAAACAGGAAGTGAATTTGTCACTTAACTGCCACCCTCATGTGGAGAGAGGTGGACCCAGGGGATTGAAAGTCTCCTTGCATTAGGTTCAAACAACAGTCTCTGGCAATTCTGGCTGAGCACCAGAAACCCTTGCACACCTAAAGCCAGTCCCAAAAGTCAGTGCACACACACATCCACACTCAGTCATTGCAGAGAAAAACTGAGGTTGTTCAGAGCCAGACTAATAACAAACATTATTGATGAGAGTTCCTGAAACAGTCCCTGGATGCCTTCCAGGGTAATGAGATGATTGCCTGAGAAGTGTTCCAGAAGCTTTACAAAGGATTTACACCTCACTACAGCTGACTGCTCTGGAGAGCTGCAAAGGGGGATTTGCTCAGACCCCAGTGAGTGGAGGGAAGAGTCTCCACATCCAGTTCTGCCCTGCCTGctttggctccacaacatttAAACTCAGGGTTTGGCAACAGAGGATTGGAAAATTGTACATTTTTCTTGTACCAAGAAAATCTAACTGGTGTAATCTGCCTCCCTGCTTAGTGAGGAGAACAATAAATCTTGTATTTTCATGTTCTGACCATGCACTGACCTCATGCCTAGAACTTTCTGGGAGGTCTCCAGCTGGACCTGTTGCTGTGTGCCAAGGATCTGTCAGTGCTGCTAATCTATTCATGAATGGCTCCCTTGGCTGGGAGATGAATCACCAGTGGGTAACAGCACCAGGCATCACTCACAACGAGCTCACTCACTGTTCCCTTGCAGTGAGCAGCCCACAGTCTGCAGCCCTTCATGGAAAGGGGAACTTTCTTCAGGTGCTGAGGGTGAATCCAAAGGTGTCATGGTGCTGTGAGGTCTAGGCACAATTTCAGTGCCAAAAGCACCCTTTGCCTgcactgtctgtgctgctggctcAGGGGACCCTGCTGCCATGCAGACTTTTTGCATTTGACCGTCAGGAAGCCAAAGGGTGTGAGGAgaagctgggcagggctgagcaggaaaCCAGGCTGTGCGTCCCTGAAGAGCACTGATTTTCTTCTGTTGTAGAAGTCCTGTGGAAACCTGTAGCATTTGTAGGGACCACGAGCAAACCTTCTCCTGAGCCAAGCTCCAGCCCAGCCACTGTTTCAGCCACACCAACGGTGGCACCTGTGCTCTCTCTTGGTTCTGCTAAAATTGGAGCCCAGTCATCTGCAGCAGGAAGCACCTGACATCCCTTCTCCCACAGCACAGCTCTCTAACCCCTAACTCCCCTTCTCTGCTCACTCACCCTGAGTGTGGGCTGTGCTCTTTCCTGAAACACAGTTTTCTGACCTGATTTTGAGGAAGAAGGCTTCTAATGCATTTTCTCCCCATAAGATCCTGCACATCACTCCATGTCACCTCCTGTCCTCCCATTTCCTTGTCATACAAACATCTATCATTGCAAACTATAGCAAAACACATTTTCTTTGGAAGCTTTTCAGTTTTAATAAATAAGTATTCCAGATCTGTACATCAGGGCTCAGGAGACAGGGATTCTGTTTCTGGGATGATGTTCCAACAGCCACATTGAAGCACTGGTGCAGTTCCTGAGGCTGGTGGATCTGACTCTCACAGTTGCTGCTGGTTTTTTGTATCATTTTAAAACAGATACTGAAacataaggaaaactgccatagaCCAACACTGTGAATTACATGCCCATGGATAAGCAGGCATTTAATCCTCTTTAGCTTTTGTGAACAGGTTGGaatctcattcagctccagacaGCCACTGCTGTTACAAACACCACCTCTGCCTCTCCAGTTCCTCTCACACAGGAAACTGCTTCTGTAGGAGAGCACAGGAACTAAATCAGAACATAATCCCTCTGGCTTAATTCACTGTGCATGAGTCACCCTGACAAATTAAGTAGCTGGCTGCATTACTGCTCAGCAAGTTAAGGATTCATTTCATGCCTGCCAGGAGAAAACACTGCCCAGACTGCCCATCTCTGAGTGGACACAGGGAAATGAGATGGGGATGAGGAGCCTGGGGTTTGCCTGTGGTCACTGGGGCAGAATGCTTCCTCCATTGCTGGTTTGCAGCTGGACTTCTGTGGGGCTTCAAGCAGAGCAGTTCTTCTTTCAGTGACACCCCTTGTGTGTCactgcaggcacagtgtggagAGGAGATTTCACTGAGGGATGGAAATCCCCCCTCTCCCTGTGTGCTTGTTCTCTGGGTATGCTCTTACAGCTCAGCAGAAGATTTCTTCAGACTTTACGCAGAATACTTGAAATAAGAGGAGAAAAAACAGTGAGTCCACTGACTTTTAATCCCTGCTTTCAGCTTAACTCTGCTGCCTGCTACATTTTCCTTCCAGGGACAAGTAGTGACATACACTACAAAATGCCCATGTCTAAGCAGAAACCCCAGTTGTGCTCCTGGAGGAGgacccaggagcagagcaggaggcacAGAGGCACCAGGAGCCCATTTCTCAGTTCAGCCTCCCTTGGTGGGGAACTTCTGCTGCCATTTGTTGGTTGGACATTGAGATTTCAGAACATTACTCTGCTAGCAAAGGCCACAACAGAGGCATCATTATAATGGCAAAAAGATGCCTGGCAGCAAGATGTGGTCAGGTTTCTCAGGGTGGCTTTTTCCACGTCCAGCTACATCCACCAGAAGCAAATGCCCTAGTGTGCAGAATGGGATGACTGTGCTTTGCATGGTGAGGACAAATCTTAAGTATTCTGCATGGCTTCAGAAAGATCCAATTTTGGGACAGTCTGGGGAATATAAAATCCTATAAAACTAGAGCAGCTGGCTTGTGGCATAAGGACAATCCCACTGGGCCTCTGTAGGTGCTcaagagggaaaaaacccaacaaggagAGTGATCCTGGTCCCAGTCCATCTTCCAGTCTGGAGCAGGATGACCAGCACATCACTCACTGTCCCTCAGTGTCATGTAACcttcctgcagctctctgcagatTTTTTACTTTCTCTGCTGTGAGAAATTCTTTATCAGCAGCATCAGGCTGGTGCTGATGATGGGACAGGATGTGTGGTCTCAGCACAGCAGGCAGAGCTCAGGTGAGGGaatccctgctcagagcagggtttgggtgtccctgcccacagcatgtgGCAGCAGTGACTCAGGGTGCCCTGGAGCAGTTTGGAGCTCCTGTGCCCATTGAGGAGGGCAGTGATGGAGCTGGGGCATGGACTTGGACAGATTTGTCTCCATGGTCCCTGTTAGTCAGCCTGGCATCAGCCAGAAGTGAGGCATTGCACAGGGTGGGCTCCTCACACTCTCACTGCCCACatgggctgctgtgctggagctgccagcaggggcAGAGCTCCAGCTGAACCCCCTTTGGCATAAACAAATCTTCCACCCCTAAATAAATATACCCCATAAACCAAATCCTCCACCCCTAAATAAACACCATAAACCAAATCCTTAACCCCTAAATAAACCCCATAAACCAAATCCTCCACCCTACATTACCATTTACTCTGTTTCTATCTTTgctctggcagcagggcaggcctTGACCCAGGAGCTGTGTTGATGTAGTCTGGCTCTTCATCCAGGCTTTCTGTCACAGGGGCTGTGGGTGAGGATGAAGCATTTACCAGTGAGTGCTGTAAAAACACACAATGTAGAAACACACAGACCACTGACACAGCATGAGTCCTGCCAGCATTTAGCCTTTGCTGCTGACATGTTTTTGTGCCTGGGCTAAGAAAACTCACATCAATGTCAAGGTCTCCTTGAAAGAGGCTTCAAAATGATCACAGCAAATTTGCAAACACTCTGGGCAGCTCTTCAGAGCCAAAAAAAGAGAGTGTGCAAACAGGAATCACTTTGCTTAGACAACTTTCACACCAGAACTCTCAAACACATCTATGTGTAcagtccccactgtcccccaggCCAGAACTACCCTCATGCCTCACAGGAAGCCACACACTAAATGAAACTTGTTAAAAGGTCAGCTTGAGAAACAGGGCCCCTGACCACAGCACGAGAgtcaagggctgagccctgggtgTGTGCACAGAGTTCTGTGGCTCAGGGGATCCcacagctgtgcctgtgctggggcaaCCTCAATGTAAGAGCATTTCAGACCTGAAGAGcaacatttttcatttttgtgtAGCATCCCCTGGTCAGGGTTTGGGCAGGTGCCTTTGGAGTATGACAGACACCacatcccagcagagcagcattcAGCTACAGGAGTGTGTTACAATTTGCACATTGCCTTGGATATTTATCATGGAAacttgggggaaaaaattaaCTCAAGGATGATGGCTGTGTTGCCCTTGCATGGGCTATACTGGCCTAGTgctccaggcactctgcccaTAAGCCCCATCCCCAAACAGCAAATAACAAACCCACCTTGCCCTTGCTGGAGCTTCCATGTGAGTATTGCCATGCTGTTCTCATAGTCCACAGCATCATCTGTGACAGGGAAGAGTTTGGACAGGACAACACTGAGCAGCAAATGGACAGAAAAGGGACCTTTGTGAAAccctcctggcactgccccactgcCCCCTGCACGTGGctgagcctccagccagctcagatctgctgctgctgctgcctcatcgtttcccagccctggccatgtGCCTGGGTctctgcaggcagggatggggatcaGACAGGTCCCTGCTGCTCCCGCCTCCTCTGATCACTGCACAAAGccagagaggagcagggcagtgcagaAAGTGTGTTAATGCATAAAAGGAAACCAAACTGACTTCCTATTCTGATTGCAACACCCCAGGACTGATGCTGGAAGCCCTGAAGGGACACTGTGGTCCAAGTGTCACCCTCCACAAGCTTCCTGGCTGCAGCTTTGTTGTGCTGGATTTGGTGAGAAACCTGAGCTAGGGGCCAGAAATATAATCACCCTGGCTAAAACAACACCAAAAACCTAAAGATGCAGACCCCAAAGCTCCTGAATTGCTGCAGAAACCACCAAGTCAAAGGCACCAGGATGGAGGTATTGAAACAGAGTAGGAATTTTTTAGAGTAAAAATCTATTttgatttaagtgaaatgtacatctttcaGTCTGTAGTTAGAAAACATAGCTAGGTAGCTTAACTgcaaactgcttcagtgaaagacagagataaggggggagaGACAGAAAGTAataaagaaagacagaaagactgctgtgagagcagttctgacctaagaattctttctgataaagaactaGCAACAAATGTCACGCAAAATTCATAAAAATGAGTATGTATAAACTTACTGTGAAATTGTATGGATATGTATTTGAGAAAGAGATAAAAAaaagacctgaagttcccagaagtacacatgtcttttaaggagagtaatctcctcatgcatccagcactgtaataaacataccagctttacaacttgcACAAAGTTGGAGTTTTTAGTTATCTCTGCAAAACAGCATCACCATGTGCATTTTCCTGCAGAAAGGGGAAATGTTCCAggcctgccctgtgcctgcagcagcccctgtgtgccagctccatgggcagagctggcaggaagaGCTGAGCTGAGAATGAGCAGGTTTCCCTTGGCTGAGCAGTCACCATCCTCCTCTGCACTTGGTGTGACACTCCTGACCTGTGACAGCAGCACCCTTACCTGGATCACAGCCCTGAGACACTCCAATGGTGACATTTTCATAGGAATAGGAATCCTCATCTTTctctgagggagagaagaaagaggagtCACAAAGGACCTATGGAATTCTAAGTGACCTGGGAAGATCCCTCAGAACCTGTGGGCTGTTTCCTACAATGAAATGGAGATTAGGTAAAAAACAGTCAGTCTTAGTGACAGCCTGTGATGACCAAGGGATGGAATTGGGTGCACAGGAGCACAATTACCAATGGTTTGGGGCTGTCCTGTTTATGGGCAACAGATGGACTGATGGGGGCTTGGACATCCCTCAAATCCCTGCTCCACCCTTTCAATGAACGTGTCCCCTGGAGCCCCACCTTGCTTCAGccatgcacagagctcagcaagagcagtctcagcagctcctggagcccagggacagccaggctggGTGAAGGAACCCACCTTGCTTGCCTGGAGACCTCACACAGGGTGGATTGAAGAGCCTGCTGCAGTTGTAGTAGTGATCCAGAGCCATGGGCTCCCTGTGAGGAGAGCAGCTCTGTtatccctcctgcccagcccaggctgggctctgggagcagcaggacagcACTGGCACCAGGATGGCAccgtgctggcagcagctcagggtaCTCACACATAGGCAGTGTCTTCCTGCAGGCAGCTCTCTGCAAGAACAAGGGTTTGCCATCAGCACCCCACCATGGCATCGACCTgaacagctgggcacagctggacaaacccccagcacagctggacaaaccccagcacagctggacaaaccccagcacagccacagccccagagctgcccacagcagggcagggagcacagggagggagccctggtccagcccagctcctgggaaAACCCCGGCTCTCCACCTCTCATGGGCACATCCTGCCAGCTGGCAGGACATGGGGAATATTCTCCCTGGCTCGGGAAAGCAGAGCACAGCCCCACACAGCAATAATCCTCTTAGGGCAAGCAGCAGCTCACCCTGCCCCGGGAGGGAGCGTCCGTCCCGCTCCGCCCTGCCCTTAatcagatcagatcagatcagatcagCGTGTGGCTCACAAAGCAATCTCTAAATGGACCGAGccagagctctgccagctgcagtgctgcctgcctgtgtgctccctgccagccccatcccctgGAAACACCAAAtgtgctccctgccagccccatcccctgGTAAAACTGAATGTGCTTcctgccagccccatcccctgCAAAACCAAATGTGTTCCCTGCCAGTCTCCATCCAGTGCAAATCCAAATGTGCTCCCTGCCAGTCTCCATCCCCTGGAACCCCCCATCCCCTCCAGCCTTCCTTCCCAGCCCCcccaggcctggctgcagcatTTACCTGCCAGGAAATTCTGGTACCTGGGCTCGTCCCTGCTGCCTGGGGACAAGAGAGGGACACATTACACATGAACTCAAGCGAGTGATGGCAGCAGTTTGACAATGGAGGCACCAaatatttcagcagcagcagcagctctatcCCTGTTCAGCTCTGAGGTCAGGGGACACAAATGCAAGGTTGGACACTCCAGGGTacaggagctgggacagccaGGGTGATGTTTTAAACAATCTGTGCCTGTGGCTGTAACCAGGGCTGGTCAGACACAGCAGGATGAGCACTGGGCTTTAAACTCAGACCTTAAATTAAGATGGaattggagcaagtccagaggaatgCACAAAGTTGCTCCAAGGGCTGAGCTCTCTGCTCTGGAGACAGCCTGGaaaagctggggctgctcagcctggaaaaggctctggggagaccttggaGCCCCTTCTAAAGCAGAGAGGGACTCTGGACatgggctgggagtggcagcacaaggggaaatggcttcccactggcagagggcagagttaggtgggattttgggaagaaattcctccctgtgagggcagtgaggccctggcatagaatgcccagagcagctgtggctgccccatccctgcaagtgtccaaggccaggctggatggggcttggagcaacctggtctaatggaaggtgtccctgcccatggcaaggggtggaaggagatgattttaaggtcccttccacctctGTGGTTCATTGcatctgtgcctgtgccaggaaGCTGCTCACCATATCCAGGGTGATGGGAAGCTCTGAGCTCCTCGGTGGCTTTactgaaagagagaaaagagacccAAAATGCCAGGTCTGAGCAAACCCTACCAGCAGTAACACACCATCAGAAACCTCCCTGTGAGGTTATCAGGTACACACATGGAGCAAGGGGAGAttaaaaatttggggtaaaatccTAAAATGGGAATAACTTTGCTTGAATATTGTAGCAGAGTTACAATGGCTGTGAAGTTACTGGGGGTTTTGGTGATGGGGAGAAGGGGATTTATCACACCAAACTGCTTATAAATGAATAATGGCCATTTCTTTTCCATGATGCATCTGTTATGTAGAGCCACAGCTCACTCCCCTGGGTTTGATTTAATCAGTTGCCAGAAGAATGCAGCCAGAATGAACAAAATCTAGAAAAGTCTAAATATACTATTGACCATCAACAAGTGAAGAAACCCAATgaagttgaagatgtccctgctcctcACCAGGGGGTTGGACTAGGTGACATTGAaaggtcccttgcaacccaaaTTATTCTTTGATTCTAAATACAAGCCACATCTATAGGGCCCAGAGTGCAATCTCAAATGTTCATCTGTGTTGGGTGGATTTCATCCAACCTTGGCTCTAGAGCTagattttatttgggttttttcctaccTTGCTGT from Melospiza melodia melodia isolate bMelMel2 chromosome 21, bMelMel2.pri, whole genome shotgun sequence encodes the following:
- the LAT2 gene encoding linker for activation of T-cells family member 2 produces the protein MLQLELWAAVALMLLGAAVSLCIRCQHPGASTQKLCECVLLAFLISNSQIILSKSFLFPCVPGTKREAQLSERRSQLESQQRFEVVRSHTIATRRLEKSKEPEDLSTASKATEELRASHHPGYGSRDEPRYQNFLAESCLQEDTAYVEPMALDHYYNCSRLFNPPCVRSPGKQEKDEDSYSYENVTIGVSQGCDPDDAVDYENSMAILTWKLQQGQAPVTESLDEEPDYINTAPGSRPALLPEQR